A DNA window from Patescibacteria group bacterium contains the following coding sequences:
- the secA gene encoding preprotein translocase subunit SecA: protein MSFLDKIYNPSKKVISQLQRQVDEINELEKVISKLTDAELKAKTVDFRKKIEERGAENEEQVIGETTAEAFAVLREAMKRVWGERHFDVQLIGGLVLHQGKIAEMKTGEGKTIVATLPLYLNALAGRGAHLVTVNDYLSKHQGEGMGEVFAFLGLTTGIIQSNQETYRFAKKQDYKHYSECEGLNLEPCSRKEAYACDITYGTNNEFGFDYLRDNMAPDIMSCAQRELHFAIVDEVDSILIDEARTPLIISAPAEESASLYQQFASLVPRLKETEDYIIDEKERTVTLTDKGIAEMEKMLHIKNIYEAGGITLVHHLEQALKAWALFKKDKDYVVREGEILIVDEFTGRLMVGRRYSEGLHQAIEAKENVEVKSESQTLATISFQNLFRIYHKLSGMTGTAATEAEEFYKIYKLDVVEIPTNKNVVRKDSPDRIYKSEDAKIDAIVAEVKERSAMGQPILIGTVSVQKNELISSKLKKAGVKHEVLNAKHHDREAKIIVRAGQKGAVTVATNMAGRGTDIKLGEGVREVGGLHVLGTERHEARRIDNQLRGRAGRQGDPGSSQFFVSMDDDLMRIFGGEKLKSLMNSLGLPDDVPVENKMISRSIESAQRRVEGFNFDSRKHLVEYDDVMNKHREVIYRKRRKILDTYASDRTSTMLKEEILEIINSEIERIFAQYFEEKESIGNELKAIFGDVKLPDLEADKIKEFAKNLYDEREKSYGLEVMRDIERVISLRTIDMLWIEHLTTMDELRTGIGLRGYGQRDPLVEYKHDAYQFFDGLLSNIDGSIAKTIYKVEVSKAQENPAPKPMSFQGPDESSIGSFEAEETSEARAKILEAERQDNVVAQKMMADQASCSSSVASVMGKSKSVFDRMKENSTNGPASQVRTGAKVGRNDLCPCGSGKKYKKCCGK from the coding sequence ATGAGTTTTCTCGACAAAATTTACAATCCAAGCAAGAAGGTCATATCTCAACTCCAAAGGCAGGTTGATGAGATTAATGAACTCGAAAAAGTGATCTCGAAATTGACAGATGCGGAGTTGAAGGCAAAAACGGTCGATTTTCGCAAGAAAATCGAGGAACGTGGGGCAGAGAACGAGGAGCAAGTTATCGGAGAAACCACGGCCGAAGCCTTTGCCGTGCTCCGCGAAGCGATGAAGCGAGTTTGGGGGGAGCGCCACTTCGACGTTCAGTTGATTGGTGGACTTGTACTTCATCAGGGTAAAATTGCTGAGATGAAGACTGGCGAGGGCAAGACGATCGTGGCGACTCTGCCATTATATTTAAATGCGTTGGCCGGTCGAGGTGCTCATTTGGTCACGGTCAATGATTATCTTTCCAAGCATCAGGGCGAGGGAATGGGCGAGGTTTTCGCTTTTCTTGGCCTCACGACTGGTATCATCCAGAGCAATCAGGAAACTTATCGATTTGCCAAGAAACAAGATTACAAGCACTATTCCGAGTGTGAAGGTCTCAATCTCGAGCCGTGTTCGAGGAAGGAAGCTTACGCTTGCGATATTACTTATGGCACGAACAATGAATTTGGTTTTGATTATCTTCGTGACAATATGGCGCCCGATATCATGTCTTGCGCTCAGCGAGAATTGCACTTTGCGATCGTGGACGAGGTAGACTCGATTTTGATCGATGAGGCTCGTACTCCGCTCATTATTTCGGCTCCAGCGGAGGAATCTGCCAGTTTATACCAACAATTTGCCTCTCTGGTCCCACGTCTCAAAGAGACAGAGGATTATATTATCGATGAAAAGGAGCGGACCGTCACTCTGACCGACAAGGGTATTGCCGAGATGGAGAAGATGCTTCATATCAAGAATATCTATGAGGCAGGCGGTATCACTCTGGTTCATCATCTCGAGCAAGCCCTGAAGGCTTGGGCGCTGTTCAAGAAGGACAAAGATTACGTCGTTCGAGAGGGTGAAATTTTGATCGTTGACGAGTTTACCGGTCGTTTGATGGTCGGCCGACGCTATTCTGAGGGTTTGCATCAGGCGATTGAGGCCAAGGAAAATGTCGAAGTCAAAAGCGAATCTCAAACTTTGGCTACAATTTCTTTCCAAAACTTATTTCGAATTTATCACAAACTCTCTGGTATGACAGGAACGGCTGCGACTGAAGCTGAAGAGTTCTACAAAATATACAAATTGGACGTTGTCGAGATCCCGACCAACAAAAATGTGGTGAGGAAAGATTCGCCCGATCGGATTTACAAGAGTGAAGACGCCAAGATAGACGCAATCGTAGCCGAGGTGAAGGAGCGAAGCGCTATGGGCCAGCCAATCTTGATCGGTACTGTCTCGGTCCAGAAAAACGAGCTTATTTCGAGCAAATTGAAAAAAGCAGGGGTCAAGCACGAAGTTTTGAACGCTAAGCATCATGATCGTGAGGCCAAGATTATTGTTCGCGCAGGGCAAAAAGGGGCCGTTACCGTAGCCACCAATATGGCTGGCCGCGGTACTGATATTAAGCTTGGCGAGGGTGTTCGTGAAGTTGGTGGATTGCACGTCTTGGGTACGGAGAGACATGAAGCCAGAAGAATCGACAATCAGCTTCGTGGTCGCGCCGGTCGCCAGGGCGATCCTGGTTCTTCTCAATTTTTTGTCTCGATGGATGATGATTTGATGAGAATATTTGGTGGTGAGAAGCTCAAGTCCCTGATGAATTCTCTCGGTCTTCCTGATGATGTTCCTGTTGAGAACAAGATGATTTCTCGTTCGATCGAATCAGCACAACGCAGAGTTGAAGGATTCAATTTCGACAGTCGCAAGCATTTGGTCGAATACGACGACGTGATGAACAAACATCGCGAGGTTATTTATCGAAAACGACGTAAGATTTTGGATACTTACGCTTCTGACCGCACTTCCACCATGCTGAAAGAGGAGATTCTGGAGATTATAAATTCTGAGATAGAGAGAATTTTCGCTCAATATTTTGAGGAAAAAGAATCAATCGGCAACGAACTCAAGGCAATATTCGGAGACGTCAAATTGCCAGACCTTGAAGCCGATAAGATCAAAGAATTCGCCAAAAACTTATACGATGAACGTGAGAAGTCATACGGCCTCGAGGTGATGAGAGATATCGAGCGAGTGATCTCACTTCGGACCATCGATATGCTTTGGATTGAGCATTTGACCACCATGGACGAATTGCGCACCGGCATCGGACTTCGCGGTTACGGCCAGCGTGATCCACTTGTTGAGTACAAACATGACGCTTACCAATTCTTCGATGGGCTACTATCAAACATCGATGGCTCCATAGCCAAGACAATATACAAGGTTGAGGTATCGAAGGCTCAAGAAAATCCAGCTCCGAAGCCAATGTCTTTCCAGGGACCTGACGAATCTTCTATCGGAAGTTTTGAGGCCGAGGAAACCTCCGAAGCCAGAGCGAAAATTTTGGAGGCGGAGAGACAAGATAATGTTGTTGCTCAAAAGATGATGGCAGACCAGGCAAGCTGCTCTTCTAGCGTTGCGAGCGTAATGGGCAAAAGCAAATCAGTCTTCGATCGTATGAAAGAAAATTCGACCAACGGTCCTGCTTCACAGGTAAGGACTGGAGCCAAAGTCGGTCGCAATGATCTTTGCCCATGTGGTAGCGGGAAAAAATACAAAAAGTGTTGCGGAAAATAA
- the gpmI gene encoding 2,3-bisphosphoglycerate-independent phosphoglycerate mutase has product MSQNKVLLMILDGWGLSPEKKGNAPLLAKTPTLDYVYSSYPKTSLTASGMEVGLSPGEPGNSEVGHANIGLGRVVWENLPRIDQDIAQGRFFENKILNDLYDNVIKNNSTLHLIGLVSDGGVHSHIRHLISLLELAAKKKIKNVCVHMISDGRDTAPKNALEYVKQLDAAFEYFKIGKIATIIGRYSAMDRDKNWNRQIKAFDLFVDNIGDAYATAEEAINANYKNGKSDEFLEACVIGEGGKIGPKDSVVLFNHRSDRMRQTLELFTGVKKTKNLPRGVKIVSMTEYDKTQKAPPIFPPINLENTLSDLISKKGMTQLHTAETEKFAHVTYFFKAGNEKVLRGEKDEIVPSKKVSSYDKLPVMSVAEVTKKVETGLDKEFNFIVVNYANGDMVGHTGVLEAAVKACEAVDAVLLEVLAKASEKGYKVFITADHGNCEKMISEKGEPDKEHTINPVPFVFLDFSKKPFVFDPSVKYSEEDYLQYASSTPIGVLADIAPSILANLKIGQAKEMSGMDLSIAMI; this is encoded by the coding sequence ATGTCGCAAAATAAAGTGCTTCTTATGATATTGGACGGTTGGGGACTTTCACCTGAGAAAAAGGGAAATGCCCCTCTTTTGGCGAAGACCCCGACTCTAGATTATGTCTATTCTAGTTATCCCAAGACATCGTTGACCGCTTCTGGTATGGAAGTTGGCTTGAGCCCAGGAGAGCCAGGAAACTCTGAAGTCGGTCATGCCAATATTGGCTTGGGCCGAGTTGTCTGGGAAAATTTGCCCCGAATCGATCAGGATATCGCTCAGGGACGCTTTTTCGAAAACAAGATTCTCAATGATCTCTATGATAATGTGATCAAGAATAATTCAACTTTGCACCTAATCGGGCTTGTCTCTGACGGCGGAGTGCATTCCCATATTCGTCATCTTATAAGCCTGCTCGAGCTTGCGGCCAAGAAAAAGATCAAGAATGTTTGTGTCCACATGATCAGTGATGGCCGAGATACAGCGCCGAAGAATGCGCTTGAATATGTCAAACAACTGGACGCTGCCTTCGAATATTTCAAGATTGGCAAGATCGCCACTATCATCGGACGATACTCTGCCATGGACCGTGACAAAAACTGGAATAGACAGATCAAGGCTTTCGATCTCTTTGTTGATAATATTGGCGATGCTTATGCCACAGCGGAAGAAGCGATCAACGCAAATTACAAAAATGGCAAAAGCGATGAGTTCCTCGAGGCCTGTGTGATCGGTGAGGGTGGGAAGATTGGCCCCAAGGATAGCGTTGTCCTTTTCAACCATAGAAGCGATCGGATGAGGCAAACCTTGGAGCTTTTCACCGGGGTCAAAAAGACCAAGAATTTGCCCAGGGGGGTCAAAATTGTCTCAATGACGGAGTATGACAAGACGCAGAAAGCACCTCCAATATTTCCGCCGATAAATCTCGAAAATACTCTTTCGGATCTGATTTCGAAGAAGGGCATGACTCAGCTTCATACCGCCGAGACAGAGAAATTTGCCCATGTTACATATTTTTTCAAAGCGGGAAATGAGAAGGTTCTCCGGGGCGAAAAAGACGAAATTGTGCCCTCTAAGAAAGTTTCTTCCTATGATAAATTACCGGTAATGTCGGTGGCAGAAGTGACCAAGAAGGTAGAGACAGGGCTCGACAAGGAGTTTAATTTTATCGTTGTCAATTATGCCAACGGCGATATGGTCGGCCATACCGGGGTGTTGGAGGCGGCCGTCAAGGCTTGCGAGGCAGTCGACGCCGTTTTGCTCGAAGTTTTGGCCAAGGCGTCAGAAAAAGGCTACAAAGTCTTCATCACTGCTGATCATGGAAATTGCGAGAAAATGATTAGCGAGAAGGGCGAACCGGACAAAGAACACACGATCAATCCAGTCCCATTTGTCTTCCTTGATTTCTCGAAGAAACCCTTTGTCTTCGATCCGAGTGTTAAATATAGCGAAGAAGATTATCTCCAATACGCCTCATCGACCCCGATTGGTGTTCTGGCTGATATTGCTCCCTCCATCCTTGCAAATCTGAAAATTGGGCAAGCCAAGGAAATGTCGGGGATGGATTTAAGCATCGCCATGATATAG
- the ftsE gene encoding cell division ATP-binding protein FtsE — protein sequence MISDLIKTKTKDLPADAKAQLLQAGEPPESKEEAKKEAKATSDDHGGDIVIEFDEVSKVYPGKVEALIDVSFNVKIGEFISLVGPSGAGKSTIIKLLTREEEPTSGKILVAGRDISKLSKKELPFFRRKVGVIFQDFKLLPKKRVYENIAYALEVCDATNEEIEDKVPKIIELVGLTQRAFAFSEELSGGEKQRVSIARALVHNPKLLIADEPTGNLDPVSTWEIIELLFKINKQGTIVLLATHDKEVVDSLEKRVISIRDGKIFSDQEKGKYNL from the coding sequence ATGATTTCTGATCTCATAAAAACAAAAACCAAAGACCTGCCCGCAGATGCTAAAGCACAGCTTTTGCAGGCGGGTGAACCCCCAGAATCGAAAGAAGAAGCCAAGAAAGAGGCCAAGGCCACATCAGATGACCATGGTGGTGATATTGTTATTGAATTTGACGAAGTATCAAAGGTTTATCCGGGCAAAGTCGAGGCCTTGATCGATGTTAGTTTCAATGTCAAAATCGGTGAATTTATTTCTCTCGTAGGTCCATCTGGCGCTGGCAAATCGACCATCATCAAGTTGCTCACTCGCGAAGAGGAGCCTACATCAGGCAAAATCTTGGTCGCTGGCCGTGACATATCGAAGCTCTCTAAGAAGGAATTACCATTTTTCCGACGCAAAGTCGGCGTTATTTTTCAGGACTTCAAACTGCTTCCAAAGAAGAGAGTATACGAAAACATCGCTTATGCTCTTGAGGTTTGTGACGCGACCAACGAAGAAATTGAGGATAAGGTGCCCAAGATTATTGAGCTGGTCGGCCTGACTCAGCGCGCTTTTGCCTTTTCGGAGGAGCTTTCTGGCGGAGAGAAACAGAGAGTTTCGATCGCTCGGGCCTTGGTCCACAATCCGAAACTTTTGATTGCCGATGAACCTACTGGAAATCTGGATCCAGTTTCGACATGGGAAATTATCGAATTGCTTTTCAAGATCAACAAGCAGGGGACGATCGTTCTGCTAGCAACACATGACAAGGAAGTTGTCGATTCGCTAGAGAAGCGGGTGATTTCGATCAGAGACGGCAAGATTTTCTCAGATCAGGAGAAAGGAAAGTACAACTTATAA
- a CDS encoding permease-like cell division protein FtsX, which yields MMYFTSIYRILRTSAVSLWRNRWLSLGAVLIMVMTLFSISFFTTLLVVSGKMTVLLREKVDIAVYFNDDASKDQVYSIQNTLLGRDDIKSVDYISKEKALERWQERNKSNENVKNIITADYNPLPRSLEIKTDKTEDLEKVYDFVNSAEFKPLIKEISYQKNKVLINRLIKATTFIKYIGWAESSIFILISILIIYNTIRLTIYARSQEIEIMKLVGASDWYVQGPFIVEGIAYGLVASIISTLILWVIYHFSLPSVEGYLGVTLASSIYSGVNIGMIFLFQIIIGLALGTGCSMLAVKKYLK from the coding sequence ATGATGTATTTTACTTCAATTTATCGGATCCTTCGAACCTCGGCAGTTTCGCTTTGGCGAAACCGTTGGCTTTCGCTTGGGGCAGTCCTAATCATGGTGATGACGCTATTTTCGATCTCGTTTTTCACTACCCTTCTTGTTGTGAGCGGCAAGATGACAGTATTGCTTCGAGAAAAGGTAGATATCGCTGTTTATTTCAATGATGACGCCTCCAAGGACCAGGTTTATTCAATCCAAAACACTTTGCTCGGCCGTGATGACATCAAATCAGTTGACTATATTTCCAAGGAAAAGGCCCTGGAGAGATGGCAGGAGCGCAATAAGAGCAACGAAAATGTGAAAAATATTATTACCGCTGATTATAATCCCTTGCCACGAAGTTTGGAGATCAAAACAGACAAAACAGAGGATCTGGAGAAAGTTTATGATTTTGTAAATTCTGCTGAGTTTAAGCCTCTGATCAAGGAGATCAGCTACCAGAAAAACAAGGTTTTGATCAACAGATTGATCAAGGCGACCACCTTTATCAAATATATCGGTTGGGCCGAATCAAGCATATTCATCCTGATTTCGATCCTAATTATTTATAATACAATTCGGTTGACGATCTACGCTCGGTCGCAGGAAATTGAGATTATGAAATTGGTTGGCGCCTCTGATTGGTATGTCCAGGGTCCTTTCATCGTCGAGGGCATCGCCTATGGTCTGGTCGCTTCAATAATCTCCACTTTGATCCTCTGGGTTATTTACCATTTTTCCCTTCCTTCAGTCGAGGGATATCTCGGCGTTACCTTGGCCAGCTCGATCTACAGCGGAGTCAACATCGGTATGATTTTCCTATTCCAAATTATTATCGGTCTAGCTTTGGGCACGGGTTGCTCCATGCTGGCGGTCAAAAAATACCTTAAATGA
- a CDS encoding C39 family peptidase yields the protein MKRKTILKFAGRLLAIILVANFLLPVPITKADSLTDLQSQLNKLMQQKKQNTAAIAQKQQDINTLKQQIQTVDGQISSTTRAIGTTAEQIDSTSTTIADLKAQIEQEEASLNKEQDNLSSVLSSWYMEGDSSLLEAIFMSDNLSEMFNRSEYYESVRQQVEVAIERIDKAKDELNLQKGDQERKLAELSDLKNSQESQKNYLENRKDLKSSLLNNTTSAVSSLQTEQKNTDSLIADIQGRIDKIRAASVGAGGDLVSAVDSSWYFQQDDSRWKNDKIGAYATIGEVGCLLTSLTMIAKYYGKNYDPPSAADASAFVRGGRYDGSLISTPIVSDGHSQTIDWAVVDNELANNRPVVVGVALGVDMGNSYGVSHFVVVKSKIGTGKYAIHDPLGPGRGYMKSQVKAMRIIRP from the coding sequence ATGAAAAGAAAAACGATATTAAAATTTGCCGGAAGATTGCTAGCTATCATCTTGGTGGCTAATTTTTTGCTTCCGGTGCCGATTACGAAGGCTGACAGTTTGACTGACTTGCAAAGTCAATTGAACAAGCTCATGCAACAGAAGAAGCAGAACACGGCTGCCATTGCTCAGAAGCAGCAGGACATCAACACGCTTAAACAACAAATTCAAACAGTTGACGGCCAGATCTCTAGCACGACCAGAGCGATCGGGACTACGGCCGAGCAGATTGATTCGACTTCTACTACAATCGCTGATCTCAAGGCTCAGATCGAACAAGAGGAAGCTAGCCTGAATAAAGAGCAGGACAATTTAAGCAGCGTCCTTTCCTCTTGGTATATGGAGGGCGATAGCAGTCTTCTCGAAGCTATCTTCATGTCAGACAATTTATCCGAAATGTTTAATCGTTCTGAATACTACGAATCTGTCCGTCAGCAAGTCGAAGTTGCCATAGAGCGTATCGACAAGGCGAAAGATGAGCTGAATCTCCAAAAAGGCGATCAGGAGAGGAAACTGGCTGAGCTTTCTGATCTGAAAAATTCGCAGGAGAGCCAGAAAAATTATCTAGAAAATCGCAAGGACCTGAAGAGCTCTCTACTCAATAATACAACCTCGGCGGTTTCAAGTCTGCAAACCGAACAAAAGAATACCGACTCCTTGATTGCCGACATCCAGGGTAGAATCGATAAGATTAGGGCTGCTTCCGTAGGAGCGGGCGGAGATTTGGTCTCAGCGGTTGATTCGAGTTGGTATTTCCAGCAAGACGATTCAAGATGGAAAAATGATAAAATCGGTGCATATGCCACGATTGGTGAAGTCGGTTGTTTGCTTACTTCGCTCACCATGATCGCCAAATATTATGGCAAAAATTATGACCCGCCTAGCGCCGCTGACGCTTCAGCCTTTGTCCGTGGCGGACGATACGATGGTTCCCTGATTAGTACACCAATCGTTTCGGATGGCCATTCTCAGACTATCGACTGGGCAGTGGTGGACAACGAGCTTGCCAACAATCGTCCAGTTGTCGTTGGTGTAGCCCTTGGCGTCGATATGGGAAATTCCTATGGCGTTTCTCACTTTGTTGTAGTAAAATCAAAAATTGGTACTGGCAAATACGCAATTCATGATCCGTTGGGTCCTGGACGGGGTTATATGAAATCTCAGGTCAAGGCGATGCGTATTATACGGCCATAG